The DNA window CCGTGTAAAAAATAATTTACAAATCATCAATAGCTTAATTAATATTCAGTCGGATTATGTGAATGATCCGAAATCAGCGGAGCTCTTCCGTGAAATCAGAAACCGAATCAGAACCATTTCCTTGGTGCACGAAAAGCTATACAAATCAACCGACTACGGCAATATCAACGTAAAGAATACTTGAACATGCTGGTTGAAAATTTAATTGATACCTACAGCATCGACAAAGAAATTAAACTTAAACTGGATTTAGAGGTTCAACATTTTAATCTCAATACGATTATCCCACTAGGATTATTATTAAATGAAATTATTTCCAATTCATTTAAATACGCGTTTAAAGATGTTGAAAACGGACAAATTGAAATCATTCTTCACAAATCTCCTAAAACAGAAGAATACTCCATTACCATTGGTGATAATGGTAAAGGATATGATTTAAGTTTATTAGAATCCAGCAATTCAACACTCGGATTAGAATTGATTAAAATTTTAGCGAA is part of the Bacteroidota bacterium genome and encodes:
- a CDS encoding sensor histidine kinase — its product is MLVENLIDTYSIDKEIKLKLDLEVQHFNLNTIIPLGLLLNEIISNSFKYAFKDVENGQIEIILHKSPKTEEYSITIGDNGKGYDLSLLESSNSTLGLELIKILANQLNGTIERIDQPGTYYLLKFTPLKD